One segment of Saprospiraceae bacterium DNA contains the following:
- a CDS encoding sensor histidine kinase produces the protein MFKNQTPQQLSFYVAAVSAVLMALLALFCKLTHILVISWESIGLLVLGVFTIAFLANFYLVRYYIFRRIKLIYKIIHRHKLPSDFKAGKIDMGKNILDEVEQEVDAWAEQNERDIEELERLATYRRRFIGDVSHELKTPIFNIQGFIHTLLDGAIHDPAVNMQYLQRAAKNVDRLQAIVEDLETINKLEAGQMILDLREFDIHDLSDDVYADLEMRARERNIRLTYKEGAHQHFRVRADKESIRQVLINLVHNSIKYGKEGGITKISFYDVESYILVEVSDNGIGIEPEHLKHVFDRFYRADKHRSREAGGTGLGLSIVKHIIEAHKQTINVRSTLGQGSTFGFTLEKA, from the coding sequence ATGTTTAAAAACCAGACACCCCAACAACTCTCGTTTTACGTCGCTGCCGTCTCTGCCGTGCTAATGGCGCTGCTCGCCCTGTTTTGCAAGCTCACCCACATTCTCGTTATTTCATGGGAAAGTATCGGCTTATTGGTGCTCGGGGTTTTCACTATCGCTTTTTTGGCGAATTTTTATTTGGTGCGTTACTACATTTTTCGACGTATCAAATTGATTTACAAAATCATACACCGTCACAAGCTGCCATCCGACTTCAAGGCTGGCAAAATTGACATGGGCAAAAACATCCTTGATGAGGTGGAACAAGAAGTGGATGCTTGGGCCGAGCAGAACGAACGCGACATAGAAGAACTGGAAAGATTGGCAACCTATCGCCGCCGCTTCATCGGCGATGTTTCGCACGAACTGAAAACCCCTATCTTCAATATACAAGGCTTCATACACACCTTGCTTGATGGCGCCATTCACGACCCCGCCGTGAATATGCAATACCTGCAACGCGCCGCCAAAAACGTGGACCGGCTGCAAGCCATCGTGGAAGACCTCGAGACCATCAACAAGCTGGAAGCTGGCCAGATGATACTTGATTTGCGCGAGTTTGACATCCACGACCTCTCCGACGACGTGTATGCCGACCTCGAGATGCGTGCCCGCGAGCGCAATATCCGACTGACTTACAAGGAGGGCGCCCACCAACATTTTCGTGTCCGGGCCGACAAGGAAAGCATCCGTCAGGTGCTTATCAACTTGGTACACAACTCTATCAAATACGGGAAAGAGGGTGGCATCACGAAAATCAGCTTCTACGACGTGGAGAGCTACATCCTCGTGGAAGTCAGCGACAACGGCATCGGCATAGAGCCGGAGCATCTTAAACACGTTTTCGACCGCTTTTATCGCGCCGACAAGCACCGCTCACGAGAGGCAGGCGGCACCGGGCTAGGGCTTTCCATCGTCAAGCATATCATAGAGGCGCACAAACAGACAATCAATGTGCGAAGCACGCTGGGGCAGGGCAGCACTTTTGGCTTTACGCTGGAGAAAGCATAA
- a CDS encoding T9SS type A sorting domain-containing protein produces MHKLSFLFSLSFVVYCQSARIVAQSCLASGITFSTQSQIDNFSNDYPGCTAIEGYVLIQSMPDNSITNLQGLNALTSVGDFLWIQENNALSSLFGLHRLKSVQGSLVIRDNKILSNFTGLDSLESVGGNFDIDNNPALLNLTGLGALTHIQGSLRLLSNASIGTLNGMGSVAFIGGGLQLTNNKFLANIQALGSLQSIGDYLQIDNNNTLNSLSGLNNLTSIPGNVELSGNTNITHLNALSNLKFIGGHLLINANSNLATLNGLSSLESVGGYLQITNNNALRHLKGLSKLESIGGFLQISQNLSLTSLVGLNNLDPVSIDSLIIQQSYMLDFCAVESICSYLEQDKPASIFSNSSGCATITAIKNACDALPCPISDNLTFASQGQLDDFVTNYPNCSNIKGDLTIQSSNITSLAALGNIDSMGGNLAILNCTNLETLAGLEALKTIGGGTTLQGNSALTELSALKGISRLMGNVIIMQNSKLSTLTGFDSVTHIAGNLRIIQNTQLSSFAGLGALISIGGEFVVANNPQILNCNSLSSLDSVMGTISITNNALLTELFQPNRLKYLGGRLSISTSQALTHLSGFEKLKAFGNGLTIQNCGALVNLAGLDSLKHLGGTLILRGNASLDDLKALENIDYNSITHLTLENMSQLSVCVVQNICDYVDAGKPAIITNNAPGCNSVAEVKAACDAYPCPPGNVELKTQEQVDNFALLYAGCDMINGNLIIESTPNNAISNLNGLSALTTIGGYLFIRGNKALDDLEGLNALETIGGLFRLQDNSVASVKGLEKLSTVGGSFFLFQNPELTDLTAFSSLTSTGGYLRIQSQNSLETLDGFSALNSIGGDLWIENNPKLVSLTGLSNLSTINGVVSIRLNGALTTLAGLDNISPSTILGLTILNSGLLSECAVQSICEYLANGGSGTVSGNATGCTDITELKAQCLINTDEVTEGAFGIYPNPAKEWLYAQKATPHNATLEIRDQWGRVVQAHKLNDGLTSLYIGNLPAATYIVLIRSNDEVSLRTLVKE; encoded by the coding sequence ATGCACAAACTGTCCTTCCTGTTTTCCCTATCCTTTGTTGTCTACTGCCAGTCGGCTCGCATCGTCGCGCAATCTTGCCTTGCGAGCGGCATCACATTTTCGACTCAATCGCAAATTGACAACTTTTCCAATGACTACCCGGGCTGCACAGCGATAGAGGGTTATGTCTTGATTCAATCAATGCCCGACAATTCCATCACCAATTTGCAAGGGTTGAACGCTCTGACATCCGTCGGCGATTTTTTATGGATTCAGGAAAACAATGCGTTGTCGAGTTTATTCGGCCTTCACCGCCTCAAATCGGTGCAAGGCAGCTTGGTAATCCGAGACAATAAGATATTGTCAAATTTCACAGGCTTAGACAGCCTTGAATCAGTAGGTGGCAACTTTGATATTGACAACAACCCGGCGCTGCTCAACCTAACAGGCCTGGGCGCTTTAACGCACATTCAAGGCAGTTTGCGACTATTGAGCAACGCAAGCATCGGCACGCTTAATGGAATGGGTAGCGTTGCTTTCATTGGAGGGGGGCTTCAATTGACCAACAACAAGTTTTTGGCAAACATACAGGCGCTTGGCTCGCTCCAAAGCATCGGAGACTATTTGCAAATAGACAACAACAACACCTTGAACAGTTTGTCCGGTCTGAACAATTTGACCTCCATCCCCGGAAACGTCGAGCTGTCAGGCAATACGAACATCACGCACCTGAACGCGCTCAGCAACTTGAAATTTATCGGTGGACACTTGTTAATCAACGCCAACTCAAATTTGGCGACACTCAATGGATTGTCTTCCCTCGAATCTGTTGGAGGCTATTTGCAAATCACAAACAATAACGCGCTCAGGCATTTGAAAGGATTGAGCAAACTCGAATCCATCGGTGGCTTTTTGCAAATATCTCAAAACCTTAGCCTCACAAGTTTGGTGGGGCTAAACAACCTTGACCCCGTCTCCATTGATTCCTTAATCATACAACAATCATATATGCTTGATTTTTGCGCGGTTGAAAGCATTTGCAGCTATTTGGAACAGGACAAACCTGCCAGCATTTTCTCAAATAGCTCTGGATGCGCCACGATAACCGCCATAAAAAATGCTTGTGACGCGCTGCCCTGCCCAATATCGGACAACCTCACATTTGCGAGTCAAGGTCAACTGGACGACTTCGTCACCAACTATCCAAACTGCTCCAACATTAAAGGGGACCTGACCATTCAATCATCCAACATCACGAGCCTCGCCGCACTGGGCAACATAGACTCGATGGGAGGCAATCTCGCCATATTAAATTGCACCAATCTCGAAACGCTGGCAGGATTGGAAGCCCTCAAAACAATAGGAGGCGGCACAACCCTGCAAGGAAATTCGGCTCTGACTGAATTAAGCGCGCTAAAAGGCATATCCAGATTGATGGGCAATGTCATTATCATGCAAAACTCGAAACTGAGCACTCTCACTGGTTTTGACAGCGTGACGCATATTGCTGGTAATCTCAGGATAATCCAAAACACTCAATTGTCCAGCTTTGCTGGCTTGGGCGCTCTGATTTCCATTGGTGGCGAATTTGTTGTCGCAAACAACCCACAAATTCTCAATTGCAATAGTTTATCGAGCCTCGACTCCGTCATGGGCACCATAAGCATTACGAACAACGCCTTGCTAACAGAACTCTTCCAGCCCAATAGGCTGAAGTATCTGGGAGGGCGATTGTCTATTTCTACTAGTCAAGCGCTGACGCATCTATCGGGTTTTGAAAAATTGAAGGCATTCGGCAATGGCCTCACTATCCAAAACTGCGGCGCGTTGGTCAATCTTGCAGGGCTGGATAGCTTGAAGCATCTGGGAGGCACGCTTATATTGCGGGGAAATGCTTCGCTTGACGATCTCAAAGCGTTAGAGAATATTGACTACAACAGCATCACCCATCTGACACTCGAAAACATGAGCCAACTGAGTGTCTGCGTCGTGCAAAATATCTGCGACTACGTTGATGCGGGAAAACCCGCCATCATTACTAATAACGCCCCCGGTTGCAACAGTGTGGCAGAAGTGAAGGCAGCCTGCGACGCTTATCCTTGCCCGCCGGGCAATGTCGAACTTAAAACGCAGGAGCAGGTTGACAATTTTGCGCTTTTGTATGCCGGCTGCGACATGATTAACGGAAACCTTATCATAGAGTCTACGCCCAACAATGCCATTTCCAACTTGAACGGCTTGAGCGCACTGACCACGATTGGGGGCTACCTGTTCATCAGAGGCAATAAGGCATTGGATGACTTGGAAGGGCTGAATGCCCTTGAAACAATAGGCGGATTGTTCAGGCTTCAGGACAATAGTGTGGCCTCTGTGAAAGGATTGGAGAAGTTGAGTACGGTAGGTGGCAGTTTTTTCTTGTTCCAAAATCCCGAATTGACTGATTTGACCGCTTTTAGCTCGCTCACTTCAACAGGTGGGTATCTTAGAATCCAATCCCAAAATAGTCTTGAAACTTTGGATGGATTTTCGGCATTGAACAGCATTGGCGGCGACTTGTGGATAGAAAACAACCCCAAGTTGGTCAGTCTGACAGGATTAAGCAATTTGAGCACCATCAATGGGGTGGTCTCCATAAGACTAAATGGTGCTCTGACAACATTGGCAGGCTTGGACAATATCAGCCCATCCACTATTTTGGGCTTGACGATTCTCAATTCCGGCCTGCTTTCTGAATGTGCGGTGCAAAGCATCTGTGAATATCTCGCCAACGGCGGCTCCGGCACAGTCAGTGGAAATGCCACCGGATGCACCGACATCACAGAACTTAAAGCACAATGCCTGATAAACACGGATGAAGTGACAGAAGGCGCGTTTGGCATTTATCCCAATCCCGCGAAAGAGTGGCTTTATGCCCAAAAAGCAACTCCTCACAACGCAACTCTTGAGATTAGAGACCAATGGGGAAGGGTGGTGCAGGCACATAAGTTGAATGATGGGCTGACGTCGCTTTATATTGGGAACCTGCCAGCAGCCACCTATATCGTGCTGATACGCTCGAACGACGAAGTGTCTTTAAGAACACTTGTCAAAGAATAA
- a CDS encoding energy transducer TonB, translating into MRNLKSALALFLFALVVGWLPAQTEVADTTIYELSDRAPYPILRSCNPELHKGWTDDSIRRCAEMQLLSLLSQNILYPEAAREKNTQGTVVVSFVVEPNGRMSSYKLLKDIGDGCGEEALRVLMALDTVGLRWQPALRGGVPVRMRQSLPLRFKLREALPYYVTADNDTIYTTVDLDPEFEGGVDSLISFIHHRLQYPQAYLDSCKTGVVEMSLFIYDDGSVEVENQLDFMNLGPDFQWEALRLANRTDGRWTPAQYHEEAVTTLQPLRVFFKSPKPGCKAANERFDRATLLAEEGAFLLAENKPEDAVKKWAEALKIVPNNTEWLYYRGTTLLNLNRREEACADYNLVKELLGVTWFEDIRRVICGW; encoded by the coding sequence ATGAGAAATCTGAAATCTGCCCTTGCCCTTTTTCTGTTTGCCCTTGTAGTCGGTTGGCTCCCCGCTCAGACAGAGGTGGCCGACACGACAATTTACGAACTTTCCGACCGAGCGCCCTACCCTATCTTGCGAAGTTGCAACCCCGAATTGCACAAAGGCTGGACGGATGATAGCATTCGCCGCTGCGCTGAAATGCAACTGTTATCCTTACTTAGCCAAAACATACTTTACCCCGAAGCGGCGCGTGAAAAAAACACTCAAGGCACCGTGGTGGTCTCTTTTGTGGTGGAGCCGAATGGCCGCATGAGCAGCTACAAATTGCTCAAAGACATCGGGGATGGCTGTGGCGAAGAGGCATTGAGGGTTTTGATGGCTCTCGACACCGTTGGGTTGCGCTGGCAACCTGCCTTGCGCGGGGGAGTCCCGGTCAGGATGAGGCAATCGCTGCCTTTGCGGTTCAAGTTGAGAGAGGCCCTACCTTACTATGTGACCGCCGACAACGATACCATTTACACCACTGTTGACCTCGACCCGGAATTTGAAGGAGGGGTGGACTCGCTCATTTCATTCATCCACCATCGCCTCCAATACCCGCAAGCCTACTTGGATAGCTGCAAGACCGGTGTGGTGGAAATGTCGTTGTTCATTTACGACGACGGCTCAGTGGAGGTGGAAAATCAACTTGATTTCATGAATTTAGGCCCCGACTTCCAATGGGAAGCCTTGCGCCTTGCCAACCGAACCGATGGCCGCTGGACACCCGCACAGTACCACGAGGAGGCCGTGACCACACTCCAGCCCTTGAGGGTCTTTTTCAAATCGCCCAAGCCCGGCTGTAAGGCAGCAAACGAACGATTCGACAGGGCTACTTTGCTCGCCGAGGAGGGGGCCTTCCTGCTTGCTGAAAACAAGCCAGAGGATGCCGTGAAAAAATGGGCAGAGGCGCTGAAAATAGTGCCCAACAATACCGAATGGCTCTACTACCGAGGCACCACCCTGCTCAATCTCAATCGTCGCGAAGAGGCGTGCGCAGACTACAATCTAGTGAAAGAACTGCTGGGGGTGACGTGGTTCGAGGATATTCGAAGGGTCATTTGCGGGTGGTAA
- a CDS encoding response regulator transcription factor: MKDNAPAKKILIVDDEPDILEFLQYNLKKEGYKVVTANDGRQAIEVTEREKPDLIILDIMMPELDGVETCRILRSRKEFAMIPVAFLTARDEDFSQITALDVGGDDYITKPIKPRVLISRINALLRRSSRMADDERETIELHDLVIDKLKVLVFRQGQAIELPRKEFEILWLLATKPGRVFTREEIFDKIWGSDVIVGNRTIDVHIRKLRERLGEDYIKTIKGIGYKFDF, encoded by the coding sequence ATGAAGGACAACGCGCCTGCGAAAAAAATCCTTATCGTGGACGACGAGCCGGATATCCTCGAATTCCTCCAATACAACCTCAAAAAAGAAGGCTACAAGGTGGTGACCGCCAACGACGGACGGCAGGCCATCGAGGTGACAGAACGCGAGAAACCCGACCTCATCATACTCGACATCATGATGCCGGAACTGGACGGGGTGGAGACTTGCCGCATTCTGCGCAGCCGGAAAGAGTTCGCCATGATTCCGGTCGCCTTCCTCACGGCTCGCGACGAGGATTTTTCTCAAATCACCGCGCTCGACGTGGGCGGCGATGACTACATCACCAAACCCATCAAGCCTCGCGTCCTCATCAGTCGCATCAATGCCCTTCTGCGGCGCTCCTCTCGCATGGCAGATGACGAGCGGGAAACCATAGAACTGCACGACTTGGTGATTGACAAATTGAAGGTGCTGGTGTTCAGGCAGGGACAAGCCATCGAATTGCCCCGCAAGGAATTTGAAATCCTTTGGCTCTTGGCGACCAAGCCGGGGCGCGTGTTCACCCGCGAAGAGATTTTTGACAAAATATGGGGCAGCGATGTCATCGTCGGCAACCGTACCATAGATGTGCATATCCGAAAACTGCGCGAGCGACTCGGCGAAGACTATATCAAGACCATCAAGGGAATCGGCTACAAGTTTGATTTTTGA
- a CDS encoding T9SS type A sorting domain-containing protein, with amino-acid sequence MHRLFFLSSLCLLLTNCPLYSQELVSATLLGTRTQAQLLTQFGVPFIQFGAKFYKITYTTPDVQGITDTVSGLLAIPDNPNKVYPRLVYQHGTSSSKQDVPSVTYNSGGEGSLGLLFAGLGYVALLPDYLGLGVSKGFHPYVHAESEAWVAADMLRAAADFALENGVQTNAQLFITGYSQGGHAAMALHREIEKNLSDEFVVTAAAPLSGPYSIGEVMRALILSDTIYNYPAYLPNTALSYQTVYGNIFNELTDIFKPAYATTIGLFYNGQITLSQLNSELIATLVANEGASRPFRMLQDSTVQLVINDPTHPINVALTANNTYNDWTPKAPMRLFYCMADDQVPFENSVLARDTFLSVNALNFMAQDVNPTADHGGCFVPALTNTLLFFLGFQQIGDVTPTISINLRPLELYPNPASAHITLKNLPAQGQVLIANNLGQTLKSVSVEEGDCTLFVNDLPNGIFWVQYFAQGKVWREKLVVQR; translated from the coding sequence ATGCATCGTTTGTTCTTCCTTTCTTCGTTGTGTCTCCTCCTGACCAATTGCCCGCTTTACAGTCAGGAACTTGTGTCCGCCACGTTGCTTGGCACTCGGACACAAGCGCAGTTGCTGACACAATTTGGGGTTCCATTCATTCAATTTGGAGCAAAATTTTACAAAATAACCTACACGACACCAGATGTCCAGGGCATCACGGATACTGTGTCAGGGCTTTTGGCCATTCCCGACAATCCCAACAAAGTCTATCCGCGGCTCGTCTATCAGCACGGCACATCCAGCTCGAAGCAGGATGTGCCATCGGTGACTTACAATAGTGGTGGGGAAGGCAGTCTCGGGTTGCTGTTCGCCGGATTGGGCTATGTGGCCTTGCTTCCCGATTATTTGGGATTGGGCGTTTCAAAAGGATTCCACCCTTATGTCCATGCCGAAAGCGAGGCATGGGTAGCAGCGGATATGCTTCGCGCGGCGGCTGATTTTGCGTTGGAAAATGGCGTGCAGACCAACGCACAGTTATTCATAACGGGCTACTCGCAGGGAGGCCACGCCGCGATGGCCCTACACCGGGAAATCGAGAAAAACCTGAGCGACGAATTTGTGGTCACGGCGGCAGCGCCCCTGTCGGGGCCTTACAGCATCGGCGAGGTGATGCGGGCACTCATACTAAGCGACACCATCTACAACTATCCCGCCTATCTGCCCAACACCGCACTCTCATATCAGACTGTGTACGGCAACATTTTCAACGAGTTGACAGATATTTTCAAACCCGCCTACGCCACCACGATTGGTCTTTTTTACAACGGCCAAATCACGCTGTCTCAATTGAATAGCGAACTCATCGCTACTTTGGTAGCCAACGAGGGGGCGTCGCGGCCTTTTAGGATGTTGCAGGACAGCACCGTGCAACTCGTCATCAACGACCCCACGCATCCCATCAACGTCGCCTTGACGGCCAACAACACCTATAATGACTGGACCCCGAAAGCGCCCATGCGCTTGTTCTACTGCATGGCCGACGACCAAGTGCCTTTTGAAAACAGCGTTCTCGCTCGCGACACATTTTTGTCGGTCAATGCCCTAAATTTTATGGCACAAGATGTCAACCCCACTGCCGACCACGGCGGATGTTTTGTGCCAGCGCTAACCAACACCTTGCTCTTTTTTCTTGGTTTTCAACAAATTGGAGACGTGACACCTACCATTTCGATAAATCTTCGCCCCTTAGAGTTATACCCCAATCCAGCCAGTGCCCATATTACCTTGAAAAATTTGCCCGCCCAAGGACAAGTTCTTATCGCAAACAACCTGGGACAAACCCTCAAATCCGTGTCGGTAGAGGAAGGCGACTGCACCCTTTTCGTCAATGACTTGCCGAATGGCATTTTTTGGGTGCAATACTTCGCTCAAGGCAAAGTTTGGCGGGAGAAATTGGTCGTGCAGCGGTGA